CGGAACGACTATTGCGATCATAATAGAAAGCAATCGAATATTGGATGTCCGTTTCATTGGAGTCGATAAGATACAGGTTGAGGTGTTTGGCTCATCGCATGACCGTTAGTCTCGTTTGTGCTTCATGCAACTCACCGTGAACAACGAAAAAGTATGTGCCGCTCAGGAGATTGGAGAAATTAACCCTCTGCTGCTGGGTTCCGCCAAGCATCCGAATCCGTCCTCCTTGTACCACGGTACCTAAAAGATCATACACTTCATATTCAGCATTCTCTGCTTCTGGCCAAATGATGGTTGCGACGCTCCATCCGTGCGTCGCCGGGTTCGGAGTGAAGTTTATGCCCGCGCCATCTTTTAGGGGTATGCTCCTGACATCGGAAAATTGTGGATTCAAATGTACCGGAATCTGCGTCGAGCCATGCATCAGCCAAATTGAGCCGACGGTTCGCTTGCCATTGGATAAATCGTCGGAAGATGTATAACCGGGAAGCCCCATTAAAATATCTTCCAGACTATCCCTGTCAGCTGTGAGTGTGTCGCCAAATGCACCTGCAGTTGACCAATCATAAATATCTATCTTGTTGTCTAGAGCGCGGCCCGTGATGTAAAAGGTCTGGGCGGCATATCCTTGATCCCCGCCCAATGTGTAAAAAACATGATTTCCTGTCCCAGTCAAATCGCCTGCGTCGGTAAACTGGCCCGGCCAATAAGTCCATCCAAATTTGGGCTTCGTAATAACAAATGCTGCGCTATCGATCATTATCCGGTGCGAGCCGAAATCGGGACCGCCTCGGAAAATGAAAATACCATTGTTACTATCTGTTGTCGTGGGAAGCGAAACTACCAGATCGCTTGAACGATCGCTAGTCTTCTTGGGCAGCGCTGGCATTGCAAGAGAAGTGAAAGTCTCCAACCATCCTAAGGTAGTATCTCTCCATTTGGGATCGCCGGCGCGAGACCAAAGAGTGTCGTACAGGATTGAATGAAGCAACCTCTCCAAAGAGAACGGAGAGTCATTCTTATAAAAGAATAAATTATGTAAATTGTCCGTAATAAGAAGATCATCTCTGCCTGTTCCTCGAAAATCACCTTGCAGGGTATAATGTGAGTTGCCGATATATGGCGGTGGCATTACAATGGACGTGTCCTCGTGGGCTACACGATTTAGGGTGAGTCCAGATCCGCCCCTGAATAGAGCAAGGTATAGCGAATCTTTTGTATGGTCGGCATTGAAAGTAATAAAGCCCGTTACTACATCATCAACGGTATCGCTTGTAAGGTGAGCAATGTAAGCAGGATCGAAAATGCCGTCACTTCCGCCGCTACTTCCTTGATCGCCATAAATATTAGGCTGGAGTATAGTGAACCGGGATGAATCATAATTTCCATCTTCATCAGCCCAGTAAATGCGCCGCCAATCTTCGTCGAAAAGATCGAGATGTGTACGATCGCGAAAATGGCCAAAACGGAGAACATGTGGATCAATCGACAAGGTTAATGCGATTGCCTTCAGTGAGTGTAAATCAAAGTTCGAACCCGTTGAAGTCTCTTCCCAATCAACAAATGGACTTACATTCCCCTTGCCGAGCAGCATCTTACCAAACGAACCATCGGTCTTCGGTCCAAGATTATGAAGATAACCGCCGAGCCCTTCACCGTAGATATAGTTGCCTTCCGTGTCATGGGCGTTGCCGTAGATCGTATCGATCTCGCCCGACATGCCGATGTTCGGGAAATAGCAATTCG
The window above is part of the Bacteroidota bacterium genome. Proteins encoded here:
- a CDS encoding T9SS type A sorting domain-containing protein produces the protein MKQRALRRSLVLAILMAFLFIGGESHAQNTPFQSPSLDSNCYFPNIGMSGEIDTIYGNAHDTEGNYIYGEGLGGYLHNLGPKTDGSFGKMLLGKGNVSPFVDWEETSTGSNFDLHSLKAIALTLSIDPHVLRFGHFRDRTHLDLFDEDWRRIYWADEDGNYDSSRFTILQPNIYGDQGSSGGSDGIFDPAYIAHLTSDTVDDVVTGFITFNADHTKDSLYLALFRGGSGLTLNRVAHEDTSIVMPPPYIGNSHYTLQGDFRGTGRDDLLITDNLHNLFFYKNDSPFSLERLLHSILYDTLWSRAGDPKWRDTTLGWLETFTSLAMPALPKKTSDRSSDLVVSLPTTTDSNNGIFIFRGGPDFGSHRIMIDSAAFVITKPKFGWTYWPGQFTDAGDLTGTGNHVFYTLGGDQGYAAQTFYITGRALDNKIDIYDWSTAGAFGDTLTADRDSLEDILMGLPGYTSSDDLSNGKRTVGSIWLMHGSTQIPVHLNPQFSDVRSIPLKDGAGINFTPNPATHGWSVATIIWPEAENAEYEVYDLLGTVVQGGRIRMLGGTQQQRVNFSNLLSGTYFFVVHGELHEAQTRLTVMR